One region of Zingiber officinale cultivar Zhangliang chromosome 7B, Zo_v1.1, whole genome shotgun sequence genomic DNA includes:
- the LOC122007102 gene encoding amino acid transporter AVT6A-like, with the protein MTIGDISPIENSGDNRGKRILDEKAPLLPSKQEETGGFDEFNGASFAGAVFNLSTTIVGAGIMSLPATMKVLGLVPGILLIIFFAFFTEISIDMLVRFSRAGKTVSYGGLMGDSFGRIGKLLIQLCIIVNNVGVLIVYMIIIGDVLSGTSSSGDHHFGVLEGWFGQHWWTGRFFILLVSMLAVFAPLACFKRVDSLRYTSALSVALAVVFVVITAGIAIVKLLAGSIAMPKLFPDIPDLASVWNFFTVAPVVVTAYICHYNVHPIENELEDSSLIKPVVKTSLALCSTVYIATSFFGFLLFGESTLDDVLANFDTNLNIPYSSILSDAVRVSYAVHLMLVFPMIFIALRLNVDGLLFPSANPLYSDNRRFASITLVLLSIIFLAANFIPSIWDAFQFTGATAAVCIGFIFPAAITLRDSHGIATKWDKIVAVFMIILAVLSNVIAIYSDAYALFNKSKASDFR; encoded by the exons ATGACAATTGGAGATATTTCTCCTATTGAAAACAGTGGGGACAATAGGGGCAAAAGAATCCTTGATGAGAAGGCTCCTCTACTTCCAAGCAAGCAGGAGGAAACTGGCGGATTTGATGAGTTCAATGGTGCTTCGTTTGCTGGTGCTGTCTTTAACCTCTCCACTACTATTGTTGGAGCTGGAATTATGTCCCTTCCTGCCACCATGAAGGTCCTCGGACTGGTTCCAGGAATTCTCCTCATCATATTTTTTGCTTTCTTCACTGAGATATCAATCGACATGTTGGTAAGGTTTAGCCGTGCTGGGAAAACAGTTTCGTATGGAGGACTTATGGGTGATTCATTTGGAAGGATTGGCAAGCTTCTAATTCAGTTATGTATCATTGTGAATAATGTTGGGGTGCTGATTGTTTACATGATTATTATTG GTGATGTGCTTTCTGGAACATCGTCTAGTGGTGACCACCATTTTGGTGTTTTGGAAGGATGGTTTGGACAGCACTGGTGGACTGGTCGGTTTTTCATTCTTCTGGTTTCTATGCTGGCAGTGTTTGCTCCATTGGCTTGCTTCAAGCGTGTGG ATTCATTGAGGTACACATCTGCCTTATCAGTTGCACTTGCAGTTGTTTTTGTTGTAATCACAGCAGGTATTGCTATTGTTAAATTGCTAGCTGGAAGCATTGCAATGCCCAAGTTGTTTCCGGACATCCCAGATTTGGCTTCTGTCTGGAACTTTTTTACAGTGGCCCCAGTAGTTGTGACTGCATATATCTGCCATTATAATG TTCACCCTATTGAGAATGAATTGGAGGATTCTTCCCTGATAAAGCCGGTTGTAAAGACATCACTGGCTCTTTGTTCCACAGTCTATATAGCCACAAGCTTCTTTGGTTTTCTCCTGTTTGGTGAATCCACACTTGATGATGTGCTTGCCAATTTTGACACCAATCTCAATATCCCATATAGCTCTATCCTCAGTGATGCAGTCAGAGTTAGCTACGCTGTGCACCTCATGCTTGTGTTCCCCATGATCTTCATTGCTCTCCGGCTCAATGTAGATGGCCTACTATTTCCATCAGCCAATCCTTTGTATTCTGATAATCGGAGGTTTGCTTCAATTACATTGGTGCTTCTATCAATTATTTTCTTGGCGGCTAACTTTATTCCCAGTATATGGGATGCATTCCAATTCACTGGTGCAACTGCTGCTGTTTGCATTGGATTCATTTTTCCTGCTGCCATTACCCTAAG GGACTCTCATGGCATTGCAACAAAATGGGACAAGATTGTAGCTGTCTTCATGATTATACTTGCAGTTTTGTCCAACGTCATTGCTATATACAGTGATGCATATGCTCTCTTTAACAAGAGTAAAGCATCAGACTTCCGGTGA
- the LOC122004721 gene encoding GDSL esterase/lipase 7-like: METKRLCSSPPKAMLLVFMAFFCSSGTAAAPAMFIFGDSLVDNGNNNFIPSIARANYFPYGIDLGAPTGRFCNGLTVVDLAARRLGMKFPPPYLSLSAKSSMMLRGINYASASAGILDETGRHFGSRIPFDKQIELFAKTVSEQLPIMIPDPEALSEFLSSSLFIINIGSNDYINNYLLPDLYTSSSTYSGKHFAKLLIHKLVQQIKTIYSIGARKILLAGLGPLGCIPSQLSMSNITSGCVNHVNELVIQFNQLLIPAMIRLNSTLPGSFFVHQNNYDTFFDMIQTPTKYGFSVSDQACCGNGRYGGQLTCLPLQNACSARDQYIFWDSFHPTQAANAIIARKCLTPTNGDCFPISVNQLAEL, encoded by the exons ATGGAGACTAAACGCCTCTGCTCTTCCCCTCCCAAAGCCATGTTGTTAGTCTTCATGGCATTCTTCTGTAGCTCCGGCACTGCTGCTGCGCCTGCAATGTTCATCTTCGGGGACTCCCTCGTAGACAACGGCAACAACAACTTCATTCCATCCATTGCCAGGGCAAACTACTTCCCCTACGGCATCGACCTTGGGGCGCCGACCGGCCGCTTCTGCAATGGCCTCACCGTGGTGGACCTCGCGG CTCGACGCTTGGGGATGAAATTTCCACCGCCGTACTTGAGTCTTTCAGCAAAGAGTTCTATGATGCTGAGAGGGATCAACTATGCCTCAGCCTCCGCGGGCATCCTCGATGAGACTGGCAGGCATTTC GGAAGTAGGATTCCATTCGACAAGCAGATAGAACTATTTGCCAAGACAGTGAGCGAGCAATTACCGATCATGATCCCGGACCCAGAGGCGCTGTCTGAGTTCCTTTCGAGCTCACTTTTCATCATCAACATCGGGAGCAACGACTACATCAACAATTATCTTCTTCCTGATCTCTACACCTCCAGTAGCACTTACTCCGGAAAGCACTTTGCCAAACTGCTCATCCACAAATTAGTGCAGCAAATAAAG ACCATCTACTCCATAGGAGCCAGGAAGATATTGCTTGCTGGACTTGGGCCGCTTGGTTGTATACCGAGTCAGCTTTCAATGAGCAACATCACAAGTGGGTGTGTCAACCATGTCAATGAACTTGTGATACAATTCAATCAGTTGCTCATACCTGCAATGATCAGGCTGAACTCCACTCTGCCAGGTTCCTTCTTTGTGCATCAAAACAACTATGACACCTTCTTCGACATGATTCAAACACCTACAAAATATG GGTTCTCAGTTAGCGACCAAGCTTGCTGTGGGAATGGAAGGTATGGAGGGCAACTGACTTGCCTGCCCTTGCAAAACGCTTGTTCTGCTAGAGACCAGTATATCTTCTGGGATTCCTTCCATCCAACACAAGCAGCAAATGCTATTATTGCCAGAAAATGCTTGACTCCAACTAATGGTGACTGCTTCCCAATCAGTGTCAATCAGCTTGCGGAGTTGTAA
- the LOC122007103 gene encoding E3 ubiquitin-protein ligase CIP8-like, which produces MASASDVFLLASLPFLRSPPPIPFASGAGTSFPMNPDFSEFSVSEAPMEETASGPFSSSLGLDFEREEDGEFLDREYDWATDEFFVGRSMSSPFASIDFSRAHPTDSQSLRVTGFESDSDSVHEQVLASLNDGEEQDSVATSADLDLGVPLPWDCFQIEGSRRDFSEEFEWEEVDARIEERDVISVTVIGDEERSEVIRDLDHDEDGSRDVGWEVLMSVNNLGHDMVDPDDAEAYFVDEEESLGDASDSEVYEVLVGQFADDSAIKVSPPAAKSVVESLPSVLLTEEEVAKADAVCAVCKDGILVDERVKRLPCSHLYHNECILPWLAIRNSCPLCRFELPTDDPEYENWKGRRAAAAAGIGIISDESQHRYDFEVLPVA; this is translated from the coding sequence ATGGCGAGCGCTTCCGACGTCTTCCTCCTCGCTTCCCTCCCCTTCCTTCGTTCTCCTCCGCCGATACCTTTCGCCTCCGGCGCTGGAACCTCCTTCCCCATGAACCCTGATTTTTCTGAATTTAGCGTCTCCGAGGCGCCTATGGAGGAGACCGCCTCCGGCCCCTTCTCCTCGAGTCTCGGGTTGGATTTCGAGAGGGAGGAAGATGGGGAGTTCCTGGACCGTGAATACGACTGGGCGACCGACGAATTTTTCGTCGGCAGGAGTATGAGCTCCCCGTTCGCGTCGATTGACTTCTCCCGGGCTCATCCGACCGATTCACAAAGCCTTCGCGTGACGGGGTTTGAGTCGGATTCTGATTCTGTCCACGAGCAGGTCTTAGCTTCTCTTAACGATGGGGAAGAACAGGATTCAGTCGCCACTTCCGCTGATCTGGATCTGGGCGTTCCGCTTCCCTGGGATTGCTTTCAAATCGAAGGGAGCAGGAGAGATTTCAGTGAGGAGTTCGAGTGGGAGGAGGTAGACGCTCGTATCGAAGAAAGGGACGTGATCAGTGTCACGGTTATCGGCGACGAGGAGAGATCCGAAGTGATTCGAGATCTCGACCACGATGAGGACGGGTCTCGGGACGTCGGTTGGGAGGTGCTCATGTCCGTCAACAACTTAGGTCACGACATGGTGGATCCCGACGACGCGGAGGCGTACTTCGTCGacgaagaagagagcttaggcgACGCCTCAGATTCCGAGGTTTACGAAGTCCTTGTAGGGCAATTCGCCGACGATAGTGCCATCAAGGTTAGCCCACCAGCAGCTAAATCGGTGGTGGAGAGCCTCCCGTCGGTGCTCCTCACGGAGGAGGAGGTTGCCAAGGCCGACGCAGTATGCGCAGTGTGCAAAGATGGGATCTTGGTGGACGAAAGAGTTAAGCGGCTTCCTTGCTCGCATCTATATCACAACGAATGCATCCTGCCATGGCTTGCGATTCGAAACTCTTGCCCCCTCTGCCGGTTCGAGCTTCCAACCGACGATCCCGAGTACGAGAACTGGAAAGGGAGGAGGGCAGCAGCGGCGGCTGGAATTGGGATCATCTCCGACGAGTCACAGCACAGGTATGATTTTGAAGTGTTGCCTGTAGCTTAA